In Archangium violaceum, the following are encoded in one genomic region:
- a CDS encoding glycosyltransferase family 39 protein produces MSALLLPLALTFLYRVCRHLGAGRRPALLWAVLVWTLALTAVTELLSLFRLITFVSLLGFWSSVVVGLAGWLLVLRRRRAASSTPEEKLELPREPTTRFALGLLALLLLAIGVTALVAPPNTGDSLYYHMSRVAHWAQSRSVAHYPTHVLAQLHQNPGAEFIILHLQVLSGGDRFANLVQWTFLAFNLVAVSLVAARLGARPSVQVWAAVFAATVPMGILQASSTKNEHVHAFWLLCFVHGFLRLRERVSRGLVLATGASLGLAILTKMTAYFYAFPFVLWFAVDMLRSRESFRRLLAPALTISVLTLAPSSGHYLRNQHLYGRPTGPAGEVNVYKEGDSYVYYNEVLSPSALVSNTLRNAALHLGTPVGRFNIHFTERLVRGVHRLIGFDVNDPRTTWVTTSFAAGLAGAFRNENYAGNPLHFVLFVATACVLLWRWRQTPGEQRAYLASLGGGFLIFCLALKWQPWNSRLHLPLFILSAPLVAVGLAAHGKRRWADAVMLGLLLASFVWALGNETRPLVGHGSILTRSREEQYFSDTGTRDAYEGAARYIREHGRTRVGLVFGGDANSQREYPLWALLAGSPSPIRVENVDVRNVSRQLADPSFSPDAIVCFQCGEAQVARYRSSAREVHAFGSAWVFEP; encoded by the coding sequence ATGTCCGCGCTGCTGCTCCCGCTCGCCCTCACGTTCCTGTACCGGGTGTGCAGGCACCTCGGTGCCGGACGTCGCCCGGCGCTGCTCTGGGCGGTCCTCGTGTGGACGCTCGCGCTGACGGCCGTCACGGAGCTGCTGAGCCTCTTCAGGCTCATCACCTTCGTCTCGCTCCTCGGCTTCTGGAGCAGCGTCGTCGTGGGCCTCGCGGGCTGGCTTCTCGTGCTCCGGCGCCGGAGGGCGGCCAGTTCCACCCCGGAGGAGAAGCTCGAGTTACCGCGAGAGCCCACCACACGGTTCGCGCTCGGCCTGCTGGCGCTGCTGCTGCTCGCCATCGGCGTGACGGCCCTGGTGGCGCCGCCGAACACGGGTGACTCGCTGTACTATCACATGAGCCGGGTGGCCCATTGGGCGCAGAGCCGGAGCGTGGCGCACTACCCCACGCACGTGCTGGCGCAGCTCCACCAGAACCCGGGCGCCGAGTTCATCATCCTCCACCTGCAGGTGCTCAGCGGGGGGGACCGCTTCGCCAACCTGGTGCAGTGGACCTTCCTCGCCTTCAACCTCGTGGCGGTGTCGCTGGTGGCGGCCCGGCTGGGGGCCCGGCCCTCGGTGCAAGTCTGGGCGGCGGTCTTCGCCGCCACCGTGCCCATGGGCATCCTCCAGGCCTCGAGCACCAAGAACGAGCACGTCCACGCCTTCTGGCTGCTGTGCTTCGTCCACGGCTTCCTGCGGCTGCGAGAGCGGGTGAGTCGGGGCCTCGTGCTCGCCACGGGCGCGAGCCTGGGCCTGGCCATCCTCACGAAGATGACGGCGTACTTCTATGCCTTCCCCTTCGTGCTCTGGTTCGCCGTGGACATGCTGCGCTCGCGCGAGTCCTTCCGGCGGCTGCTCGCGCCCGCGCTGACCATCTCGGTCCTGACGCTCGCGCCGAGCAGCGGGCACTACCTGCGCAACCAACACCTCTATGGCCGGCCCACGGGCCCCGCGGGCGAGGTCAACGTCTACAAAGAGGGCGACTCGTACGTCTATTACAACGAGGTGCTGTCGCCCTCGGCGCTCGTGTCCAACACACTGAGGAACGCGGCGCTGCACCTGGGCACGCCGGTGGGGCGCTTCAACATCCACTTCACCGAGCGGCTCGTGCGCGGGGTGCACCGGCTCATCGGGTTCGACGTGAACGACCCGCGCACCACCTGGGTCACCACCTCGTTCGCCGCCGGGCTCGCGGGGGCCTTCCGCAATGAGAACTACGCGGGCAACCCCCTGCACTTCGTCCTCTTCGTGGCCACGGCCTGCGTGTTGCTCTGGCGGTGGCGCCAGACGCCGGGCGAGCAGCGGGCCTACCTCGCCTCGCTCGGGGGAGGCTTCCTCATCTTCTGCCTGGCGCTGAAGTGGCAGCCCTGGAACAGCCGGCTCCACCTGCCGCTCTTCATCCTGAGTGCCCCGCTGGTGGCCGTGGGGCTCGCCGCGCATGGGAAGCGGCGTTGGGCCGACGCCGTGATGCTCGGGCTGCTGCTGGCCTCGTTCGTCTGGGCCCTCGGCAACGAGACCCGGCCGCTCGTGGGCCACGGCTCCATCCTCACGCGGAGCCGGGAGGAGCAGTACTTCAGCGACACCGGCACCCGGGACGCCTACGAGGGAGCGGCCCGGTACATCCGGGAGCACGGGCGCACTCGCGTCGGCCTCGTCTTCGGAGGCGACGCCAACAGCCAGCGCGAGTACCCCCTCTGGGCACTGCTCGCCGGCTCGCCCTCCCCCATCCGGGTGGAGAACGTGGACGTGCGCAACGTCTCCCGCCAGCTCGCCGATCCGAGCTTCTCGCCGGACGCCATCGTCTGCTTCCAGTGTGGCGAGGCCCAGGTGGCGCGCTACCGCAGCAGCGCGCGCGAGGTCCACGCGTTCGGCTCGGCCTGGGTCTTCGAGCCCTGA
- a CDS encoding acyltransferase family protein yields the protein MTSLQTVEKQPEVTELQRASYLPTLDGWRAIAILAVMICHASDAPLLAREGPGGFWHNLTRYGAEGVALFFGLSGFLITYRLLQERQRTGGIRLQHFYGRRVLRILPACLAYLLTVTALTGAGLLAIHREDLLSSFLFYRNYLSPARVGTWYTGHFWTLAIEEHFYLLWPGLLVLAGSRRALWLTALLGGGVAFWRWIEIRFHPTAAWLTQMDMSVRTDIRIDGLLWGAFAALLLFHGSREQWLRKLFASRWTWAALVVLAAICLEGSLLPFNTMWWALLLPFFLVGTVLHPTGLLGRVLESPALAWVGRLSYSLYLWQQLFLVGAVMKRPLPFGPFQELPLNLVAAFACAALSYYVLEKPLVGLGKRLFSAGERRAPSAEPTTR from the coding sequence GTGACATCACTTCAGACGGTGGAGAAGCAGCCGGAAGTGACGGAGCTGCAGCGGGCCAGCTACCTGCCGACGCTCGATGGCTGGCGGGCCATTGCCATCCTCGCGGTGATGATCTGCCACGCGTCCGATGCGCCACTGCTCGCGCGTGAGGGGCCGGGAGGCTTCTGGCACAACCTCACCCGGTACGGCGCCGAGGGCGTGGCCCTCTTCTTCGGACTGAGCGGTTTCCTCATCACCTATCGGCTGCTCCAGGAGCGGCAGCGGACGGGCGGCATCCGCCTCCAGCACTTCTACGGGCGCCGCGTCCTCCGCATCCTGCCGGCGTGCCTGGCCTACCTGCTGACGGTGACGGCGCTGACGGGCGCCGGGCTGCTGGCCATCCATCGCGAGGACCTGCTCAGCTCGTTCCTCTTCTACCGGAACTACCTGTCGCCCGCGCGGGTCGGCACCTGGTACACGGGGCACTTCTGGACGCTGGCCATCGAGGAGCACTTCTACCTGCTCTGGCCCGGCTTGTTGGTGCTCGCTGGCTCACGACGCGCGCTCTGGCTCACCGCCCTGCTGGGTGGGGGCGTGGCCTTCTGGCGTTGGATTGAAATCCGCTTCCACCCCACCGCGGCCTGGCTCACCCAGATGGACATGTCCGTGCGCACGGACATCCGCATCGATGGTCTGCTCTGGGGCGCGTTCGCGGCGCTGCTGCTCTTCCACGGGTCTCGCGAGCAGTGGCTTCGGAAGCTGTTCGCCTCGCGGTGGACCTGGGCCGCCCTGGTGGTGCTGGCCGCCATCTGCCTGGAGGGCTCGCTGCTGCCGTTCAACACCATGTGGTGGGCGCTGCTCCTCCCCTTCTTCCTCGTGGGCACCGTGCTCCATCCCACGGGGCTGCTCGGCAGGGTGTTGGAATCCCCGGCCCTCGCCTGGGTGGGGCGGCTCTCGTACAGCCTCTACCTGTGGCAGCAACTCTTCCTGGTGGGCGCGGTGATGAAGCGCCCGCTGCCCTTCGGCCCATTCCAGGAACTGCCGCTGAACCTCGTGGCCGCCTTCGCCTGCGCGGCCCTCAGCTACTACGTGCTGGAGAAGCCGCTGGTGGGCCTGGGCAAGCGCCTGTTCTCGGCGGGTGAGCGGCGGGCTCCCTCCGCCGAGCCCACCACACGGTGA
- a CDS encoding MBOAT family O-acyltransferase, giving the protein MVFNSLSFLAFLAVCLVLHHLPLTWRVRKLNLLVASSLFYAAWNPLFLPLLWYAITLDWFLARALASARTPARRKALLGVSLASNLGLLAFFKYGPFLADNTNALFLALGVPLHVPRVDVVLPVAISFYTFESLAYTLDVYRGHEKPWDSFLDFALFLTFFPHLVAGPIVRPRDFLPQCTEPRRATPSQLQWGLLLLVLGVFEKAVLADGLLAPLVDTVFSPGARPSAGEAWSAALAFSGQIFCDFAGYSLCAIGVALCFGFHLPDNFQSPYAAVGFSDFWRRWHISLSSWLRDYLYIPLGGNRHGPARTHVNLMLTMLLGGLWHGASWTFVVWGGLHGLFLIAERMLRPFLERPRWTRGPLGRLTGVAVTFLGVCFAWVFFRAPDFATAFTVVRAMVGASGVHAGSLLSQFDMGLAVLTVGALLAVQWRYRDVPLPEVFTSVPWWASASAMTAMLVALVTATGVDRAFIYFQF; this is encoded by the coding sequence ATGGTCTTCAACTCCCTCTCGTTCCTGGCCTTCCTGGCCGTCTGCCTCGTGCTGCATCACCTGCCGCTCACGTGGCGGGTCCGGAAGCTCAACCTGCTGGTGGCCAGCAGCCTCTTCTACGCGGCCTGGAACCCGCTCTTCCTGCCGCTGCTCTGGTACGCCATCACCCTGGACTGGTTCCTCGCGCGCGCCCTCGCCTCGGCCCGGACGCCCGCCCGGCGCAAGGCCCTGCTCGGTGTGAGCCTCGCCAGCAACCTGGGGCTGCTCGCCTTCTTCAAGTACGGGCCGTTCCTCGCGGACAACACCAACGCCCTCTTCCTCGCGCTCGGCGTGCCGCTGCACGTGCCTCGGGTGGACGTCGTCCTGCCGGTGGCCATCTCCTTCTATACGTTCGAGTCGCTCGCCTACACGCTCGACGTCTACCGGGGACACGAGAAGCCCTGGGACTCGTTCCTCGACTTCGCCCTCTTCCTCACCTTCTTCCCGCACCTGGTGGCCGGTCCCATCGTCCGGCCCCGTGACTTCCTGCCCCAGTGCACCGAGCCGCGGCGCGCCACCCCGTCCCAGCTCCAGTGGGGCCTGCTGCTGCTGGTGCTGGGCGTGTTCGAGAAGGCGGTGCTCGCCGACGGGCTGCTCGCGCCGCTGGTGGACACCGTGTTCTCCCCGGGCGCGCGGCCCTCGGCCGGGGAAGCCTGGAGCGCGGCGCTCGCCTTCTCGGGGCAGATCTTCTGCGACTTCGCGGGCTACTCGCTGTGCGCCATCGGCGTGGCGCTGTGCTTCGGCTTCCACCTGCCGGACAACTTCCAGAGCCCCTACGCGGCGGTGGGCTTCAGCGACTTCTGGCGCCGGTGGCACATCTCCCTGTCGAGCTGGTTGCGCGACTACCTCTACATCCCGCTCGGCGGCAACCGGCACGGGCCCGCGCGCACGCACGTCAACCTGATGCTGACGATGCTGCTGGGCGGGCTGTGGCACGGCGCCTCGTGGACCTTCGTCGTCTGGGGCGGGCTGCACGGGCTGTTCCTCATCGCCGAGCGGATGCTGCGGCCCTTCCTGGAGAGGCCACGCTGGACGCGGGGACCCCTGGGGCGGCTCACGGGCGTGGCGGTGACGTTCCTGGGCGTCTGCTTCGCCTGGGTGTTCTTCCGCGCCCCGGACTTCGCCACCGCCTTCACCGTGGTGCGCGCCATGGTGGGCGCCTCGGGAGTCCACGCGGGAAGCCTGTTGAGCCAGTTCGACATGGGCCTGGCGGTGCTCACCGTCGGCGCGCTGCTGGCCGTGCAGTGGCGCTACCGCGACGTGCCCCTGCCGGAGGTGTTCACGTCCGTTCCCTGGTGGGCCTCGGCGAGCGCCATGACGGCGATGCTCGTGGCCCTCGTCACCGCCACCGGAGTCGACCGTGCGTTCATCTACTTCCAGTTCTAG
- a CDS encoding c-type cytochrome: MKTRIALLLSFSLATTASAADEAAAELWTQKCKSCHGPDGRAQTQMGKKESIVDLSQPAWQKAQSDDDIREVISEGSSRNKKMKPYKEKLTPEQIDSLVKYVRTFKKG, from the coding sequence ATGAAGACCCGGATCGCCCTGCTGCTGTCCTTCTCCCTGGCCACCACCGCCTCCGCCGCCGACGAAGCCGCCGCCGAGCTGTGGACGCAGAAGTGCAAGTCCTGCCACGGACCGGATGGCCGGGCCCAGACCCAGATGGGCAAGAAGGAGTCCATCGTCGACCTGTCCCAGCCGGCCTGGCAGAAGGCCCAGAGCGACGACGACATCCGCGAGGTCATCTCCGAGGGCTCCTCCCGCAACAAGAAGATGAAGCCCTACAAGGAGAAGCTGACCCCCGAGCAGATCGACTCGCTCGTGAAATATGTCCGCACCTTCAAGAAGGGCTGA